GTAGAGCAACGGGGAGGAGAACACCCAAGGGTACACCCCCAAAGGCCTTCCGCCTCCCTTCGGAAGGGCCTAGGGGAGGAGGGGCCTTCAGGCCCAGGAGGAGGACCAGGGCCACCCCCAGAGGAAGGGCGAAGAGGGGAAGGGCGTAGGGCCCCAGGCGGTCCACGGCAAAGCCCCCTATGAGGGGGGCCAGGACCAGGCCCAAGGTATTGGCCATTTCCCAGCGGGCGTTGGCCTGGGACAGGGCCTCCTTAGGGAAGAGGCGGGGCAGGGCGCTTCCCAGTAAAACGCCGTAGATGGCCAGAGCAGCCGTAAGGAAGAGGAAGAGGGCGAGCAAGGCGGCGTAAAGGAGAAGAAAGGTGCTAAGGCCAGGGCTTCCCAGGGCGAGGAGGGCCGCTACCCCAAGGCCAAAGGCGAGGAGGCGGAGCACCATTTGGGGCCTGGTCTCAAGCCAGGATTGGAGGAGAAAGGGGGTCAGGATGCTCGCTAAGGCTTGAACCAGGGTGAGGACCGAAGTTTGTAGCCCCGAGGCTCCCGCTTCCAGGAACCGCCATAGGCCCGCCACCACCAGGCCCTGGCCGGTCAGGGTTAGAAGGAAGGCGAGGAGGAAGAAGGAGAAGGTACCCGAGGGCGGAGTTAAATCCTTAGCCATGCTGGGACGCTGAGCCATCAGCTAGAGGGATTTCGCTGGTGTAATTGGGGATAGTCCGAATGTCCACGGCATCAAAGAAGTTCGGTTGAACAGGTATTTTCCGTAGCTCTTGCAGTAGAGGCGAATTCTCCCAAATGTCGGCTAAAGTGCTCGTTAGAAGGTTGCCGAAGAACGAATACCTGGGCCGCCACTCACGCAATTTGGCAGAAACGTAGACATTACCCCTCGGATCTACGCGAAGAGCACGATTACCCCTAGAGGTAAGCCATATCTGATCGCGGGCCGGGTTTTCCGATCTAAGTTCTCTACCCCCTTTTCGGATATTCACCTGCGTACTCACCTCACGCCACCACCNAGTTCTCTAGAAAGCTTATACCACAGCCTTTGGTGGGGCTTAATCGCACCTAATCTAACCATGTCCATGTATTCCCCTACAGCGAAGTCCCACTCTTCCTGGCTAAGAACGAGATGATTCAAGCTTGCCCCGCGCCCTGCGGGATACATGGGCGCAATCCCATACATAGCGTTGTTTTGTGTTGCGATTTCACCTATCTTTCTAATCTCAGTGTAGTTCTTCTTGTGAACTACCGTGAAGACAGCCAGAGGGATACCGGCTTTGGCAATGAGACTTATCTGCCGCAAGGTAGTCTTAAATCCCCCCTTACCCCGAAGCAAATCGTGGCTATCCGGACTAGATCCGTCTAAAGTGGTACCCACGAAGTTCAGATTTTTTGTGGACGCAATCTTATCTAAGTCGCTATCTCGCAACACGGACAAGTCGGTGTTAACTTGAACGCTAAACCCTAGCTCGTCCGCTAGGCGGATGATCTCCAATCCATCTGGCCTACTCAGTGGATCACCTCCTGTGAATTCAAGGTAGAAGACCCCTTCCTTTCTTATGGAATCCAAGATATATCCCCACTCATCGAAAGTCAGCTCTTCCCGAAGAGGTATTTTGGGTTCAGGGCCGGATTCGTATGCACAGTATGCACAACGCCTATAGCACCTATTCGTGAGCTCGATTTCCATGGATAGAGGCCTATAGTACCGGTCATCGGAGAAGTGTTGATCGTCTAGGAACAAAGCTTTAGATTCCAGCCCTTCTTGAGAAGGGCGAAGGTATCCCTCGGCAATCAAGTAAAGGATTAAATGCCCCGCTGCCTCTACAAATCCCTTGGTAATTTCACTTAAGCCTCCTTCTTTGAGAACTTGCTTGAGGGCCAGCGATGGCCTAGTAGCAACTACAAAGGATCTAACAAGGTCGAAGGCTTCCTGATTGAGAAAAATGCCCCTCTTAAAGCCGTAGAGTATTCCCCCGAACCGCTCTCTGCGTAGGACAACGCTAGCGTCGCTGGCAAGGACAAGGGGCACGTCTTCGACCCAAAGCCTTTCGTATTCCGAGCCTAATCCTTCTTCGAGGTCCTCCTCGTAAGCCAATATAAAATTGCCTGTATCAATGGCAACCATCAGGAAATCATGCTGCTGGCCTACGACCTTTGGAAGTTGTAAACCCCTCTCGTGCATTTCTTCCACCCCCTTACGGGTTAGCCCCAGGGTAGCAGGGGGGAGGTTACGTCCAGGTTACGTGGAAGCTCTTCCCAACGATGGCCCCTGCGTAACCTCGCGTAACCTTGGACTCCCCGCGTAACCTCCCCCTTGGCACCCTGGAAGCATGAGGCACAGGTGGCCTTGGGTTCTCCTCGTGGGATGGCTTCTCCTGGCCCTTCTAAGAGGCCCTGGTCCCGCCCCTTCCCTGGCCTGCTGGAGTCCCGACTGCTTCCCTCCCGGTTCGCACCCCGTACTCCCGGCGAAGCCGCTCCACCCGGGCCCGGGCGATGGGGTAGCGGGGATCCTCGGGGGATAGCCTCTCCAGGAGGGCCTCCCAGACCTCCAGGTCCTCTTTCAGGCGCTCGGCCAGGAGGAAGAGGTTCTCCGTGTCCCCTTGGGCCAACACCGCCTGCCTCAGGGCCTCCTCCAGCTCCAGGCGGAGTTCCTCCACCCCCGGGGCCTGGCTCCAGGGAAGGAGGGGGCCTTGGTAGAGGGCCAGGGCCTCCTCCAGATTCCCCCGGGAGAGGGCTCTGAGGAAGGCCCTGAGGTCCGATGGGGGAGGGTTTTCCAGGCGGTAAGGGGAACAGGCGATGCGGAAGCCCTTCTCCCGCAGGCGGTGGAGGAGGGCCTTCAGGGCCCCCGGGTTGGGCTCCCCGTAAAGCGCCTCCCCCAGGGCCTCTCCCGACAGGCCTGCCTCGCGGGCGAGGAGGAGGGCCAGGGCCTCGGTGCCCCTGGGGCCCAGGGAGGGGAGGGGGCCTCTCCCGAGGAAGCGAAGGAGGGGGGTTTCGGCCTCTCCCAAAAGGAGGGCCCGGGCCTCCGGGCGCAGGCCGGGGGCAAGCCCCGGGGCCAGGGGGGTTTCCACCTCCACCCCGAGGGCCTTTAGGCGGGCCTCGGCCAGGAGGGCGTAGGGGGCCCCGTCCTCCCGCAAAAGGCCATGGGCGGCGAGGAGGCAGGCCTCATCCCCCTCCCCAAGCCCCCGGGCGAGGAGGTAGAAGCCCCAGGGCCAGCCCTCCCGGGGGAGGAAGGCCTTAGCCCCTTCCAGGAGGAGCCGGACCTCGGGGGGGTCCAGGGCCAGGGCCCCAAGGACGAGGAAGTTCGCAAGGCTTAGCGGCTCCAGGAGGGGGAGGAGGCCCCGGAGGAGGTTTTTGGCCCGCCTTGGGCTTCCCCGGAAGAGGTGAGTAAGGGCC
The Thermus thermamylovorans DNA segment above includes these coding regions:
- a CDS encoding radical SAM protein → MHERGLQLPKVVGQQHDFLMVAIDTGNFILAYEEDLEEGLGSEYERLWVEDVPLVLASDASVVLRRERFGGILYGFKRGIFLNQEAFDLVRSFVVATRPSLALKQVLKEGGLSEITKGFVEAAGHLILYLIAEGYLRPSQEGLESKALFLDDQHFSDDRYYRPLSMEIELTNRCYRRCAYCAYESGPEPKIPLREELTFDEWGYILDSIRKEGVFYLEFTGGDPLSRPDGLEIIRLADELGFSVQVNTDLSVLRDSDLDKIASTKNLNFVGTTLDGSSPDSHDLLRGKGGFKTTLRQISLIAKAGIPLAVFTVVHKKNYTEIRKIGEIATQNNAMYGIAPMYPAGRGASLNHLVLSQEEWDFAVGEYMDMVRLGAIKPHQRLWYKLSRELGGGVR
- a CDS encoding SPASM domain-containing protein codes for the protein MSTQVNIRKGGRELRSENPARDQIWLTSRGNRALRVDPRGNVYVSAKLREWRPRYSFFGNLLTSTLADIWENSPLLQELRKIPVQPNFFDAVDIRTIPNYTSEIPLADGSASQHG
- a CDS encoding MFS transporter, translating into MAKDLTPPSGTFSFFLLAFLLTLTGQGLVVAGLWRFLEAGASGLQTSVLTLVQALASILTPFLLQSWLETRPQMVLRLLAFGLGVAALLALGSPGLSTFLLLYAALLALFLFLTAALAIYGVLLGSALPRLFPKEALSQANARWEMANTLGLVLAPLIGGFAVDRLGPYALPLFALPLGVALVLLLGLKAPPPLGPSEGRRKAFGGVPLGVLLPVALPALLPALALTGGGVLTALLFHDLKRPEGLGIAWAGFSLGGFLVAQALTRVSLPPVLGLLGGLGLLGLGNLGNGLLPYPHLLLGSLVSGAGVSVARIAFRTFLQRLAPPETLVGLFAYVNVLTQTARVLGSPLGGGLGDLLGPRGAFVAFGSVFLLASLLFPPLLRLSQRVLSPRGDAEGRG